The Macadamia integrifolia cultivar HAES 741 chromosome 4, SCU_Mint_v3, whole genome shotgun sequence genome contains the following window.
atacatTAATAGTATCTAAAAATACTTAGAACAAAAGCTGTATAATATCCGTGCCGACCAATTCATGAGGATTGCACCATTTTCACAATCAATACGAGTAGATGAAAATAAAAACCGACCAACCTGCTCATCTCTTGGAGCATTTATCCGCAAATTTAAACAACGAGACCTAACTGCTTCAGTGACCTTCGAGGAACTGTTGCAGCATAGAATTAACCGGCATGATGCACTATATTTCTCCATTGTTCTTCGGAGTGAATGCTGAGCTTCTCTTGAGAGCTTGTCAACCTCATTCAGCACTAACACTGTAATTAGAAAGAACATATTAATGCACAAACCCGTGAATGCATTAACATAATGTAAACAAGACGTACAAGACTACGTTGATAGTCAACCAAAAAATCTGCTTGGTGTTATTACAACGTGGCAAATGTAAAACAATAAGTATTAAAGAAACAACCAGGCCGACATGCTCAACCTGGTTTGACATAGTGAGAATATACTTTGACGAGTTATGATTTAACAGAAGACACTAGATTTTCAGGAATTGCAAAACAGGATCTGAACCAATACTTTCAAGATGAGGTGCTTTATTTGTCATAATTTCAAGTGAGCTTTCAAGAAGCACTTTAGATATTTATTTGTATATATACTTACATCTAACAAGAAAAAATGCGCACACAAACTATTTCTCATGGACCAACAGAGAATGATGGGAAATTCATGACCACCGGGCTGGAAAATATGGTCCTCGGCCAAATTGTTAACTGCCTCATGAACTGCCCAGTTATAATGGTTGGACTAGACCAGTATAACAGAACGGCATTAGACCATTTCTATAAACTAAGAGGTAGTAATATTGGATTGAATAGATGCCTTGTAAGACCCTAGATCTAGGCCTCTCATTCAAGAGGCAACACCCCCTGATCAAATCATTTAATTGTGTCCTCCTCATGATTCTCGTATATCATTTGACTAATGATTTTATTGTCTTGTTGGGATGATTTGAATCATCATCAAAAACAGTTGACTGCCGATTGCTAAGCCAAAAATAATATAGTATCAGCAAGGAATAAGAAAGAAAgtggaaggagaaaaaaatacttTCAGGTTTTCATATCAAGGTATCAGTATATATTACCTTCTGTACTGACATCTAACATTTCCATGTGGTAATGGCAGTGAGAAAGGGGCGTGTTTGGTCCAATGGTAAGGTACTAATGTTgcaacctggtggtcaagcggtcgaAATAACCTCTtaacattctcggggtaaggctgcatggTTCTCGCCCCCCACCCCTTGGACCTCGCATATGTGGGAGCCTCGTGAAAcaggtacaccctttttttaatGGCAATAATATTGATCAACTAATACAGTTATCATTATTCATCCAATCATCCCTAAACTTAATGGCTGATATCTTACACTTTAAATTAACGATAAGATTTTACCTTTGAACCCCTTCTTCCCTTTTGTATCAATTGGCCTATTCTTTGCCATTTCTTTGATGATCTCTTGAACAATATATCTATCCTGAAAACCTGCATCACTAGGATTTAGTTCGACATGGTGGGTGCTTGATAATGTAGTCAGCTCTAGATCAAGAGTTCTGCTTCCAGcctggaaaaagaaaaagaaaaagattacaCATCTATTAATATTTTAACACACAGCCGTAATAACTGCATGTTTAAACTGTAAAGAATTTCAAACGTTTCAACCAACAATTAATTAGTATATTTGGTTGTAAGCCAGTGTTTCCAAATGCTAGGGAAAAACAAGTTATTCCAATTGCCTAAAGACACTGTATGAAGCATGAGCAAAgcatatttttttgaaataatacatatctaaaatatatgattaAGAGATGACTTTAATCCGAAAGATAACGGGTTCCCAGTTaccttgatcttcttcttttttttctttttttttttagggggggggaggggtagGCACCAGTTACCTTGATCAAAAGTTACATTATCAAAACTTTTGATTTTCCAAATGGAACAATTTCTTTCATACCATTCTAaaattatgtgaaacttctctTCAAACATGACTCTCTTTTACATtactttttgggtgaaaacttGATAGTTTAGCATAATCAAACTTGCAACCTCTTCAATCACTAAAATACTCCTCATTCTTGAAGGATTTAACATTATCAGTTCGTTACTGAAGGGTATATACTGATCACACCCACTCACTATATTGAAGAATAAATTTCACATCTTGTCAATGCAGAAACAATCAGAGAAAAAGATAAGTATCTTACATCGATCTTCCATGTTTTATTCTCTATCTTCACCTGAGATCAACATCAACAACACCAATCAATGAAACAATTAAAACACCAGAGACAGTAAGAGAGCAAAGAACGAGGAGTGAGGGGAAGGGAACCTTCTCAGCGCTGGTGCCAAACATCTGTCTTAGTAGAGCCatgattagggttttctttccaGAACCAGGAGGGCCATAGAACAGAAGATGAGGGCAATCCTGCTCAGTGACCTATTAAGAAAAACCAAAATGATGAACTAGAATCAGccccaaaaaataaaggaaatgaagggaggaaaaaaaaaagagaaatcaagaaaagaagttgggaAATTATAAAGTTACAAGCTTCTTGAGATTCTGAGCGATTTCTTCGTGAACCATGATCTTTTCTAAGGTCTTCGGTCGGTACTTGTCGACCCACAGCATATTCGCCGCTTTAGGCACACACAGAATTGTAGACTCAGAGCCACAAGGGTAAGaagcgagcgagagagagatagagagagagggcaAATGATAACAAATGGCGGGAAGAGTGCGGGAAGGGAGTTTTGGAGTGACCTGGGGATTATAGGACGGCTATACGGACTGGGGAAGCTTAACCAAGAGGAAATAGCACAGTGGaacaaaggctatgtttggatgtcaataaaataaattaattaacaaaaaaaaaacacaacaaaTTGAGGGGAGGTATGGAGTTATGGACACATAAATGACCATGTCATTGTGGTTTTTGCCTTATTATATTTTGGGATAGGGTTTTTAAAAGGTAGTGTAACTCCTGCTCTAGCGTGGGATCAAATACAATGAAGTATCAACAACAATGGCATTGCCATTTTTCATGGGGATGGGGCATCATTGTGCCTCTCCATGTTTGGTTGTAGAGGTCACATTGTTTTccagtctttttttttccttatattttgcttctttttttttttttttttttcttaacagcCAAATTCTAAACATAACCTAAAAGCTACAAAAGTTGGTAGCTTCTTCGTTATTAATCGTTCATGTCGCTTACCTCATTTGTGCAACTCCAAAAGAGAAAGCCTCTTGTTACAATCATTCTTGATACGGAAATTCAATTGTTTGAGAGTAATGAGAGTTCATTTTCACAATTCTTGCTCCCCTCTGGTGGCATGGCTCAACCGAAATTCCCTAATTTAGCTtaaattatacttgaactttAGGGAATTTGGGTACATTGTGTAATCGTATCTTAGTTAATCTACTAAGCACACTAAATATAAGCTAATTGAAATGGGTGAATATCCCCCACATATAAATCAACCTTATAATCACAAAACCCCAACTTGAGAACattcaaagaaaaggaaaatgggaATGAAGCTATAACAAGTACCCGAGGGTCCCACTTCCCTATGGATGACTAATTTGCTCAAAAACCTTACGTATCCTAGGAGTAAAACCAAAAAGTGAATGGACAACGCGGCACGAGGTCACCGACTGTCCACCAACACTTGAGATTCAAGGTGAGGAGATTTTGTGTGACTTTTATAGAATGTTTATATTATGACGCATATGTAGATGAACATGTCAATTGTGTATTATTATAAACATGTTCTTGAAGTGAATGTGTATATTGCATAATGATATGAgttgtgagtgtgtgtgtgtgtatgtgtgtatgtgtgtgtgactaGGATGCAAAGTAGCCAAAGGTTGGGCTCGGACAATGCATGCCCAGGGTGAGAGTGTGTGTAGGTGTGTTGTGGAGATTGTGGTGcaataagggtgttaatcagttcggtTTTCAGTGTATACAGTACGATTCGATTTGGTTCACATTCATTTGACTGAAACCAAAACTGCACCATCTACTAAACGGTTACACTTTTTGAAACCGCAACCATATAGTAAATTGTTTAGGTTCCACTATTTTTAAATGGTGTCGATTCTCGATTTTGGTCgtaatttattccatacggtttatAAACTGTTagtaatcggtttgctagtttattcgcatgcttactaaaatttactTGTGTTGATAAAcgtttcaatcttgtatcaaattaaatgaggcattgaataaGAAAGGACttaactacataactatataataagagtaaattattgaatagattaTTTGAtagcctctatggtccttagttcttccttaaattaaaccattatgttttgttaaaac
Protein-coding sequences here:
- the LOC122075148 gene encoding replication factor C subunit 3 isoform X1 produces the protein MLWVDKYRPKTLEKIMVHEEIAQNLKKLVTEQDCPHLLFYGPPGSGKKTLIMALLRQMFGTSAEKVKIENKTWKIDAGSRTLDLELTTLSSTHHVELNPSDAGFQDRYIVQEIIKEMAKNRPIDTKGKKGFKVLVLNEVDKLSREAQHSLRRTMEKYSASCRLILCCNSSSKVTEAVRSRCLNLRINAPRDEQIIGVLEFIGKKEGLQLPPGFAARLVAQSNRSLRRAILSFETCRVQQYPFTSNQIIPPMDWEQYISEIASDIMQEQSPKRLFLVRGKLYELLGNCIPPVIILKVKFHILLIIFLVGLIASIKKLLLFNFQRLLSELLKKLDAELKHEVCHWAAYYEHRMRLGQKAIFHIEAFVAKFMSIYKAFLIATFG
- the LOC122075148 gene encoding replication factor C subunit 3 isoform X2, with protein sequence MLWVDKYRPKTLEKIMVHEEIAQNLKKLVTEQDCPHLLFYGPPGSGKKTLIMALLRQMFGTSAEKVKIENKTWKIDAGSRTLDLELTTLSSTHHVELNPSDAGFQDRYIVQEIIKEMAKNRPIDTKGKKGFKVLVLNEVDKLSREAQHSLRRTMEKYSASCRLILCCNSSSKVTEAVRSRCLNLRINAPRDEQIIGVLEFIGKKEGLQLPPGFAARLVAQSNRSLRRAILSFETCRVQQYPFTSNQIIPPMDWEQYISEIASDIMQEQSPKRLFLVRGKLYELLGNCIPPVIILKRLLSELLKKLDAELKHEVCHWAAYYEHRMRLGQKAIFHIEAFVAKFMSIYKAFLIATFG